Within the Microcebus murinus isolate Inina chromosome 16, M.murinus_Inina_mat1.0, whole genome shotgun sequence genome, the region tTTTCAGAAATtactactaaatcagaaactgaAGGAGAACTGTATTGTCTATTCAGAGTCGTGAGTTCACCTTCACTAATTTCTACTGCAGCTTATCCTAACAATGAAAATTAGTACTACTATTGAACAGATGCCAAGGCAAACAGAACAGACAAAGCTAGGCTTCATGCAAAGGAGGCTGGCGATGTGCAAGATGTACAGTTAATGCAAGGTAGTTAACAGCACTTGGTATGTAATTCACCGTACTACAAGGCCTCTTTGGAAAGGGCTTACCTATTCTGTGAGATTACTTAGTGCTATTCGGGGGGGAACAAGAAAGGTTTCCCTGGCCAGAACTTTCTCCATCACCCCTAAGGTACTACTGAAAGATGGGTTTGGAGGTAACAGGTTCCTACTTAAGAAAATGCTCTGGGCAGGTTGCAGAATGATCAGTCCAGTTATATTGCTTCTCTTTTCATCCTTCTTTGAgacagcaggggcaggggcaaaAGCAAGGGCAAGAGAGGGGGTGCGAGTTCATAGTGGGGAATGGAGTGAGGTCAGGGAAGGCAGGCTGGAGGGCCAGGCACCCAAAGGGGCCAGGACAGCACGAGCAAGAGGAACTCAAGATTCCAGCGGGgccagactgtgagcttcctacaGGCAGGGACCACACTGTCTTTATCTTTGCATCTCCAGGTACAGGAGCTGCACAAAGCAGATACTCAAGTCTGTTGGCCTGAGGAAAAGTTTCTACTGAGCCAAGCCTCTGATTATCTAGCACAtcatctccttctctctcctgcaaAGCCACTGTGAAGAGCATGCCAGTTTCTGCCATAATTTTAGAAGTCTTTTTTCTGCATCCTCCATTTTAGTTTCAATTCCTGTGGCAGGGACTTATTTGTCCTATTTCATGCTATAGTGAATGCATCATTTTATGATATCTCCCCACTCAGTGGTTTCCAACACTTAGGTTGCACAGCAAAGATGACCACGTTTTCTCACCTAATGTATGAACTCAGTGTATTAATTCAACTTTTACTTTACTTGTGAATGCAAAGAATGAAGAGAATTGAGGAAACTGAAAGCAGAACAGGGCTGGACCAGGCTACCATGGATGAGCATGCAAGCCTGCCCACCTCCACTctgctccctctctcctgctGAGTGTCTTCTAACTCACTCTCACTTGCAAGTACTCCCTCAAACTTCCCCTTGGCAAAGAAGCCTGCCCTGACACGGTAACACAAACTGCGAGCACTCCCACCCTCTGTAGCCCTCATCCAGCTCTCCCCCCTTTTCAATAGCACCACTGAACTGGTTTACTGTCCGCTCCCTGAGCCTGGATTCGACTCCACAAAGGAAGGGATCTTTGTTACCTATTCCTAGCACTTAGAACGGCACCTGACCTaaaaggcacttaataaatatttgatgaatgaaatagtgaaaaaaatagaagacagaaaCTTAATCCAAAAAGCTTGACCAGAAGTGTTTTTAGCAACAGATGTAATACTCAGAAATTCTTTAGAAGATGGAAGTTACGTGAAGGAAACAAAGGCTTCAGTTTTAAATTCTCACTAACTACTTCTAGTTCTGATGAAGAGAAAGGTGTTTGGCTTTAGTTTTACTCTAGGAGTAATGCTCCATGGCCACAGTTTTTAGTCAACTGggtcacagaaaggaaaagaacgCCTCCAACAGGCCTTGTTCTttggaaaaaggaatgaaatgtaaATGAAGAGATACTGAGTGCAACAGAGACAAACGAGAGACACTGACTCTcctgtttttagttttcctttgctTACAGGAAGTGGATAGTGGGGAGCACTTTGGCTCTATCTGTTACACTGGGACCCGGGCAGGTATCTTAACCCCTGAGCTTACGTGTCCTTAACAGTCAGGTAGGGAAGCAGACCTACCACAGAAGGCCTCTGTGGGCACCAGGcacaggcaggctgggtgctACACCACCAGGATGGCCCCATCCCCTCTCCACTCATTAGAGCCATCCTGCTTTCCAGACCTCCTGACCTCCACAGCACATCTGCTGGGGCTGCACTGGCCTGTAAATGCCTGAAGACAGGGAGCAAATCTTCTAGTTCTTTCCTGGGTTTCAAAGTGCTTGGCACTAAGTCAGCAATCAAGGAAATGACAAGGAGACCATTTTTGCCACAAGGTTATGCACATTCTGCTTCATCTGTACCACTAGTCACCCTCCACTCTATGCCTGAGGCCACAGGCTGTCCACAGCTGCCCTGCAAACTCAGCAGGTGCAAGCTCCACCCTGGCTTGTGCTGTGCCTTCTGCCAAGATCACCTGCCTTCTTCCTTGCACCCCACATGTTCAGCTGGGTTCAAAGGTCTTTCTCCACACTCCCAGACTGGAGAGTTCTCCTCCAGATTCCCACAGCACACCATGCTCACGTCTACCTCTCACTTGCCACACTACCCCAAACTGTGCTGGCCCAAATACCTTGAAAGATAAAGAACTGGCTAGGTAAACTacagtatatccatacaatggaatagtacacagaaaatgaaaaacaagggTGACTATGATAAAGGTgtttacatttcaataaaaagaaaaaataggaggaAAGACATGCAGACATGTATTTGCTTATACATGCAGAAAACATCCTTAGAGAACACAGCAGAACACACACTAGTGCTTACTAGTGGGGAGGGAACTTTTCACTGAGTACATACCCTCTCGTAACCTCTGTGTTTGAATCATATGAATGAATTACCTAGGTCTTTtgtttcgttttctttttttcttgaatcttGCTCTGCCGACccagctagagtgtggtggtgtcatcatagctctctgcaacctcaaactactgggttcaagccatcctcctgcctcagcctcccgagaagttGGGCCTATAGGAGCCACCACctcctgcttatttttctattttctgtagagatgcagtctcactctcgctcaggctggtctcgaactcctggcctcaagcaatcctctcacctcaacctcccagagtgctaggattacagccatgaggcACTCACTGTACCTGGCCTGAATTAcatacttcaatttaaaaaacttacCTGTTTACAAATTAATCTTAACTAGACTGAATTCTTCCTGGGCAAGGACAAAGTCTTAGTTACCCAgggctgcagcctccaactctggTATCGGTCCATGGCCCGTTAAGATATggacttaggccgggcgctgtggctcacgcctgtaatcctagctcttgggaggctgaggcgggcggattgctcaaggtcaggagttcaaaaccagcctgagcaagagcgagaccccgtctctactataaatagaaagaaattaattggccaactgatatatatataaaaaaattagccgggcatggtggtgcatgcctgtagtcccagctacccgggaggctgaggcagaaggatcacttgagcccaggagtttgaggttgttgtgagctaggctgaggccacggcactcactctagcctgggcaacaaagcgagactctgtctcaaaaaaaaaaaagatatggactTGGGTATCACTGTCTGAGGTCTGCACCACGCCCCTTATGCATCCCCCTCCCCTTTCACCCCAATTTGtgtaaaattgtcttccatgaaatcggtctctggtgccaaaaaggttggggaccactgacccAGGGAACCTACCTTAGTGACAGGCATGTTAACAAGTAATcgataaatgtttgctgaattgaaCTACACCAAACTTTTGAAAAGAATCATTCTTCTCATGCTCCTAGACACCAATTCTATTGGAATTCCTACATTTTCATCCTCTCACTCCTCTCATTCCTACATTTTCATCCTCTCACTCTGAAAGACATGGGTTCCCAGTGGCCTTTAAATGGGGCTCCCAGATTGCCTTCTGCAAAGACCAGTTTCGCTCAGGAAAAGGGAGGAGAATGCCTTCTCAGAAGTCCTAAGACTAACCAGGCatggccaggcaccgtggctcacacctggaatcctgaaatcctagcactttgggaggactgcttgaggcccggagttcaagaccagcctcggcaacacagtgagacctcatctctaaaaaagacTGACCAGGAAATGTGACAGAAGGGAAAGACACAAGTTCTAGCCCAGTCTGGCCCCCAGCTGTCCCTGCAGACCTCTCTCTCCACCTCTACGTACCTCAGATTAATCTATTAAGTAAGCACTAACCCAGCTCTACACTGCGGTGACATGGTCACCCGGTGAGAGATCAATGTTGACCGTGCTGATGACACCCAGATTATTGGACAAACCCAAAATGTCCTGTGGGTATTTTTTTAGTAGCTAAGACCTTTCAAGAAAACCCAGAATTCTGATAACACATAAATACATCAACATACTAGAAAGCGAAGGAATATGGTAGTGGTATGATGTAGaatcttgcttctttcctctttttctttcttcccaatctgGAACCAGGTGAAATACAAAGTACATAAAGGAATATTTAAGGATGAAAAGGGGcaataaacaaacagataaagGCTAACaacattattgttttttttcttaacagttcagatttcagtgttttcaattAAATTCATCCTTCTGAGGATCTCTAGGGATGATTACAGCAGTGACTCTCAAATCACTTAGGGTTTCCTACAATTACAGGTAAGCAGCCCCATACCTGGGCACTCTGATTCTCATGGTCCATAGCCATaaggagcttatagtctagtaTATAAGTAACtcatgaaaaatggaaaatgcaataaaaaagaagcaTAAAAGCAGCATGAAAATTAAAAGGGAGAAATTAATTCTGATGCAGAGTGGGAAGTAGagcaggggagagaagaggacTCAGGCAAAGTGTCAGTAGAGGCGGTAGTATCTGAAGCGAGCCTCATGGTATGGGTAGAACACAGACATGCAAAAGAGGGTGGGGTGTGCAGGACAGATGGGAGGAAGGGCAACACTCATCTGCTCTCTGGCCACAGGTGGCATGACTTCTAAACACCTCCAACTCTCTCTTTAATAGGCTATTTCTGGAGAAAGGCCAGGCACTGCTATACCAAGTAACAGTTGAAAAATGGGCAGATCACTTACGCTTTTTGTGTGAAACAggttattttcttaagtgttattTCTTGTATAATCAATTCAGCCTCAAACCATTTCTTAGGAATATAGTCAAGGGGTACAATGACTCTCATTAACAAAACTATTAACTTCATTTGATAGACTTCATATATAATTCATAGTTTATGAATATGTACCCCGTAAAAAAGTAAATCTACATAGGTTCTGCAGAAGCTATTCTGTTGCATTAACTGTGGgttaatttttacatgtattttggAGAACCCACCCCCATACAgatgtaatttattttacatgcaaAACACAAGTTTTAATAGACTGATCAATGTCTAAAAGGCAGTTAGAGGCTTACTACTGAAAAACTCTTCACAAGCAGCCACTTCCTGATTCATCAATGCTTATATATTAGGTGTTTGCATTATGCATAGTACATGTTTATTAAGACAGCACATAAGACTCTTATATCctgtgatgtttttaaaatgccttctCTTTGCAGAAAAAGTCTGTGTCTAGgtcaaatttataaatatcaaattcaTTTGGGTTCTTAAATGTAAAACCgtaataagttttaaaacatttaagcTAATTACCTAATAATTTAACCCTTTCTTTCATTGCCTAATATGGCTGTACTTGAATTAAAGTCTGATCATACCCTTTTGTCAAATACCAACACGCAGACAACATACCTCTTCCAGCTGTCCTGAAGAAACTGGATTATCTTCATAAGCAGGGAACTGACAACCTGCTTTGCaactacaaaaattatttatttcttcctcgCATTGTGCCATTATTTTACAATTTGCTTCTGAGCTTTCTAAATCTATTTCCAGAGATTCATTCATGCTACATTCCAAACACTGGTTTTGCTTTCCTGCTGGCAGAATCCCAGTTGATTCCTCCTGGGAATCCAGTGATGTCTGAGCACTCTTTTCCATTCCAGATTTTTTTAACCTGGGAAGGAACTTTCCAGACTCAAGCTCTGATTTTCCATAGTAATGGCCTTCTTTCTCTGCATCTTCTTCCAGAGGTTTGAGATCTGCCTGTGGATCTTCAAATACGTCAGCTTGAGAAGGAATAGGAATATTTGCTTCATCTTTCTCAGATTCAAATTCCGACTCGCTTCCTCCTCCTGGGGATAGTTCAGATGCAGAAATTGGGCGAAAGTGAGTCCTAGGAGAGATGCGAATAGCCCTGTATTGTGTTCTGTCAACGCCACATATCCTGGGGTGAAAAACTTCACTGTCTGAATCAGAGCAGAGGATTGATTTTGGTTTAAAACTGGGGCTGAAAGATGTAATCCCTTCGGGTTCAAATGAACATTCTACATGAAGAACTTGTGAAAATGGATTGCTTAagtcaaaggaagagaaagaatattcCAGTCCAGGATCTTCAACTTGAAAGTTACCACAAGCTCCTAGTAAGTCTTCatggaagataaaagaaaatcccTTATTTAATCCATTTTCCCCACTCTTCGGCTGATCATTCTGTTCAAAGGACACGAAGGGTTTCCATAACTGCCTGTGACCAGGAGCAAAACTGTTTCCTGGGGTCATGAAGACATCTGTACCAGCTATTGTCACAACATCAGAAGCTGCACACTGTAACAAACTTCCTTTTGTGTGACTAGGCGGTACGACTGCCCATTCCCCATCGCTATTAAAGGTTTTGAGTTCACCATAAACTCCTCCAAGAATGAATGCATTCTCTTTATCTTGGGCTATATCCCAAGGTCTAGAGGGTGTAGTATAATCACCACCGTCCGCCTTTGATAGCTCACTAGAAACAAATGCTCTTTTCTCCAGGGTTTCCTTTTGCCCCTCCCACAGATGATACTCTGACCTCTGCACAGCCTTATTAGGCTCCTGAAGGGTTTCCATGTCAGCTTCAGCATCCAAACAGCAGCAGGAGTTATTTACATCTGTTGAAAACAACTCATCGATTCCTTCTATTTCTACTGTAGCCACAGAATTTCTATCTGCCATCTTTGTCCAAATGTCCTTAATAACCCCTGAGCTGTAGCCATCGCCATGTGGACTGTTTTTACTACATGCTTGTGTAGTTTCaaaggttttgttttctgttttttgttctaGCTGAATACCACAGACAGATtctagtttagatttttttttgaaaactaatgTAGGAACTTCACCTAAAGTTCTACTGCTTTGCTGGCAAGTTTCATCTTGCAAAAAATCTAGAAGTTCTTCATCTACATAATTTGACGAGACTCTAGGAACTACATAATTCATATCTTCTGCACTAAACTGTGTGGATTCTTCAAACTGAATATTTAATGTCTCATTATCTGAACGTGTTTCTTCTGAATGGGACCATGGACTACAAGTTCTTGTTGAAAGATTAGAACAGTGTTCATTTTCTTCAAAGGCACTATTTTTGGTCCATATTAGCAATCTAGACTGTGTTTTCCCAAGCATATTAGCACTagaatctgtattttcatttcctaagttgagtgtttcaaaagaaaatggtaaaacaGAATTACCGCATTGCACTTCAAACACTGAAAAACAAGAGTTTATACCAGATCCTTCATTAATATCTGAAAAGAGCTCTTGATTGCCAGCAAGCAAGTGTGAATTGAGCATTGTGCTGTCAAAGATTGGAGAGAGTCTAATTGGAGAATCTCCTCCGAAACTCTCTCCATCAGCATCCCC harbors:
- the KIAA0232 gene encoding uncharacterized protein KIAA0232 homolog isoform X6 — protein: MHPICTVVVDGLPSESSASSYPGPVSVSEMSLLHALGPVQTWLGQELEKCGIDAMIYTRYVLSLLLHDSYDYDLQEQENDIFLGWEKGAYKKWGKSKKKCSDLTLEEMKKQAAVQCLRSASDESSGIETLVEELCSRLKDLQSKQEEKIHKKLEGSPSPEAELSSTAKDQVEMYYEAFPPLSEKPVCLQEIMTVWNKSKVCSYSSSSSSSTAPPASTDTSSPKDCNSESEGIKERSTEVPTTVHEKTQSKSKNEKENKFSNGTIEENPYLYKKQIRHKAEGKIRPRSWSSGSSEAGSSSSGNQGELKASMKYVKVRHKAREIRNKKGRNGQSRLSLKHGEKAERNIHTGSSSSSSSGSVKQLCKRGKRPLKETGRKEPGSTEGKDLYVESRNNREYKEEPLWYTEPIAEYFVPLSRKSKLETTYRNRQDTSDLTSEAVEELSESVHGLCISNSNIHKTYLAAGTFIDGHFVEMPAVINEDIDLTGTSLCSLPEDNKYLDDIHLSELTHFYEVDIDQSMLDPGASETMQGESRILNMIRQKSKEKTDFEAECCIVLDGMELQGERAIWTDSTSSVGAEGFFLQDLGNLAQFWECCSSSSGDADGESFGGDSPIRLSPIFDSTMLNSHLLAGNQELFSDINEGSGINSCFSVFEVQCGNSVLPFSFETLNLGNENTDSSANMLGKTQSRLLIWTKNSAFEENEHCSNLSTRTCSPWSHSEETRSDNETLNIQFEESTQFSAEDMNYVVPRVSSNYVDEELLDFLQDETCQQSSRTLGEVPTLVFKKKSKLESVCGIQLEQKTENKTFETTQACSKNSPHGDGYSSGVIKDIWTKMADRNSVATVEIEGIDELFSTDVNNSCCCLDAEADMETLQEPNKAVQRSEYHLWEGQKETLEKRAFVSSELSKADGGDYTTPSRPWDIAQDKENAFILGGVYGELKTFNSDGEWAVVPPSHTKGSLLQCAASDVVTIAGTDVFMTPGNSFAPGHRQLWKPFVSFEQNDQPKSGENGLNKGFSFIFHEDLLGACGNFQVEDPGLEYSFSSFDLSNPFSQVLHVECSFEPEGITSFSPSFKPKSILCSDSDSEVFHPRICGVDRTQYRAIRISPRTHFRPISASELSPGGGSESEFESEKDEANIPIPSQADVFEDPQADLKPLEEDAEKEGHYYGKSELESGKFLPRLKKSGMEKSAQTSLDSQEESTGILPAGKQNQCLECSMNESLEIDLESSEANCKIMAQCEEEINNFCSCKAGCQFPAYEDNPVSSGQLEEFPILNTDVQGMNRSQEKQTWWEKALYSPLFPASECEGVFCL
- the KIAA0232 gene encoding uncharacterized protein KIAA0232 homolog isoform X5, with the protein product MHPICTVVVDGLPSESSASSYPGPVSVSEMSLLHALGPVQTWLGQELEKCGIDAMIYTRYVLSLLLHDSYDYDLQEQENDIFLGWEKGAYKKWGKSKKKCSDLTLEEMKKQAAVQCLRSASDESSGIETLVEELCSRLKDLQSKQEEKIHKKLEGSPSPEAELSSTAKDQVEMYYEAFPPLSEKPVCLQEIMTVWNKSKVCSYSSSSSSSTAPPASTDTSSPKDCNSESEGIKERSTEVPTTVHEKTQSKSKNEKENKFSNGTIEENPYLYKKQIRHKAEGKIRPRSWSSGSSEAGSSSSGNQGELKASMKYVKVRHKAREIRNKKGRNGQSRLSLKHGEKAERNIHTGSSSSSSSGSVKQLCKRGKRPLKETGRKEPGSTEGKDLYVESRNNREYKEEPLWYTEPIAEYFVPLSRKSKLETTYRNRQDTSDLTSEAVEELSESVHGLCISNSNIHKTYLAAGTFIDGHFVEMPAVINEDIDLTGTSLCSLPEDNKYLDDIHLSELTHFYEVDIDQSMLDPGASETMQGESRILNMIRQKSKEKTDFEAECCIVLDGMELQGERAIWTDSTSSVGAEGFFLQDLGNLAQFWECCSSSSGDADGESFGGDSPIRLSPIFDSTMLNSHLLAGNQELFSDINEGSGINSCFSVFEVQCGNSVLPFSFETLNLGNENTDSSANMLGKTQSRLLIWTKNSAFEENEHCSNLSTRTCSPWSHSEETRSDNETLNIQFEESTQFSAEDMNYVVPRVSSNYVDEELLDFLQDETCQQSSRTLGEVPTLVFKKKSKLESVCGIQLEQKTENKTFETTQACSKNSPHGDGYSSGVIKDIWTKMADRNSVATVEIEGIDELFSTDVNNSCCCLDAEADMETLQEPNKAVQRSEYHLWEGQKETLEKRAFVSSELSKADGGDYTTPSRPWDIAQDKENAFILGGVYGELKTFNSDGEWAVVPPSHTKGSLLQCAASDVVTIAGTDVFMTPGNSFAPGHRQLWKPFVSFEQNDQPKSGENGLNKGFSFIFHEDLLGACGNFQVEDPGLEYSFSSFDLSNPFSQVLHVECSFEPEGITSFSPSFKPKSILCSDSDSEVFHPRICGVDRTQYRAIRISPRTHFRPISASELSPGGGSESEFESEKDEANIPIPSQADVFEDPQADLKPLEEDAEKEGHYYGKSELESGKFLPRLKKSGMEKSAQTSLDSQEESTGILPAGKQNQCLECSMNESLEIDLESSEANCKIMAQCEEEINNFCSCKAGCQFPAYEDNPVSSGQLEEIGKKEKEERSKILHHTTTIFLRFLFPILNTDVQGMNRSQEKQTWWEKALYSPLFPASECEGVFCL